The DNA sequence TTAGGCTGAGTTTAGAAGTGTCCGGCTTAGGGTTAAAAATTGACCAGAAAGCTTTGGCAGTTGTACTTGGTttttcctcctgcttgctttcgttaatttgtataGTGGGGAAGCAATTTCCCCACTGTCAATATCATTGGCTTTGTTGAGTTGAGTTTCTGAATTGGCAAGCGCGGAAGGTCTAGAGCAGCTTTCTAAATTAGTTTTGgtagctttatttatttgtgtgtgtgtaatagAAGGAGGGGAAAATTCTGTGTCCGTATTAGTGGCTGCGGCTGCATTAGTGCTGGTCGCTGTGGTGGATAAAAACTCTCTTTGAGTAGCGtcggtgtttgtgtgtgcggctGTATTTGTTTGAGTCATTGTGGGGAGTGAATTTCTTTTGTGTATTTGTGAAGAGAATGAAGGAGAAGACGGcgatttccccttcgagatgctgcttttggcgccaacattgactgcagcagtattggtgatcgagagggggtctctttgggcatttttggcatttatattctctttcatatttagagaaagggaattaaagaaattcatgGCTACCCAAGAAGAGTTAattgggcttttcttttgttttaaaggCAATTTCTTCTGGTTAATATTGGTCGTTTTAACCAGGGAATTGCCAGACCCGTGAGACATAGGCGAAATATTTACGTGAATAGGGGAAGATCGCTCGCTAGAGGTAATTGAAAGCACCTCGTCTTCAGAGAAAAGGTGGTCAGAGCTGgacatgtttattttttattttattaatatatataatttttaataaaaaataaaaatattgcgATAGTTGTGGTGGTATAAATACCcttgatttttgatttaatgtgTTCTCCGGTTTTTCGTTTCTTTGCTTTGGAACTCCTCCTTCTCTTTTAAAATTTCTCCAAGTGTAATTTCTTCCTTTCTCTCTGCTTTTCTTCTCCTGGTTTCCTTTGGTTGGGGCGGCGTCTTTTCGCGGTTTTTTCGCGGCTGCACAATTACTGTTTATTTATTCGTTTTCTTTAGACCACTCAATGTTAATTGTTGTCGCGGTTTATTACTTTGCGGCCGGaagacaatttataacaattaatttgtctatTGACGAACGAATTTAAGTTTGCGCGTGAAAGTAATAGGCAAGCGAAGCgcgtttgttttaattaaataaatttaatttaattgtttattgatttatttatttaatttattttatttgtttatttaaattattttatttaattttccccttattattttttaacttttaaaactttaactttgtaggtggatttttatctttgtaggtggaggtacggagactttttaactttgtaggtggaggtacggagacagaatgaattctgttccgcatccacaactttattttgcctttgattacaataaatgcaatatgtaggtacaataatttgaatttttgagtttaacatagcatggggtgagtttttggggcttggacatagttagttagtattaattttaagttagtattttgtaggcaaggatttcagacattgacatgattggtaacattatcagcttgcatgtttgtttacattttttaaaatgaaattattttgcaataaacattaaaattttagactaacattgttttatttgtttcttttcaggtacccccatcagaaggacaggagcaccgcgtcgcagagagcctcaggagtcatcacaggtaagttttgttgcattttggcggtggtctgttgcggccgctggaagtgggcaacttgcaacaagttgcaggtgatttattctcagctgcgtcatcccacgcagccgtcgtttggtgaagatccgattatatcgtcaatggcagctttatgcaattgtttagtgagtttgtttgtattgcagaTGCGTATTGCCAGTCGTCAGGAAGATTTGCGAAgagttgtccagcgcagccgtcattgcgtttttattgagctgctggcattatggtcgtggagttcgtctcgtggcagagaagtcgtctgtggggattgtagttcggacaatcaccgaaggaagccaggtgcgtcgcgtcttgtggccatagcttcaggattggttgcttggggccgccgattcgagatttgttgcagagagccgccgcaacgagattgccatggaaatggatgtgaaaatagaaattggtaagtataatatttgttatttgatgattgcattaatttttgttgtttcaggtacattgagtggaatttaatttaaggtaagtattataattgtgtatatttgtttatataactgcgtttgttattgtttttcaggtacttatgggggaagctagtctggggtgaatattgcattgcgtttataattgcgttgattttttgcttttcaggtacgttttgtaggggctaaattggaggcccttgtcattgtgttattgcggctggagtgccgcgattttggagtcatcaagtttgcaattagataagtattatattatacatatatatttcccagtaatagcttgtgttcccttgtttcaatagttggagtcttggaagctggagctgcatgcttgacgtcagcaggatggagccgtctgttatcatctgctactttgtctgtccggtttgttattatttatgtgtccttgagtagtttttgtatcgcattcttatttattttcttttcgttgcaggttaggagagaattcgtcgaagatacagaactgatgagaataatacaatttaaggacaagttttttcagcatattgatgtggcagctgcgccacgcaaatgatccttatttatgctttggcatcaggagaaggagacggcatcataaaattgtcaactttttgtgtttaaaatcgcgaaagttggcgatttagttttgcttttgcggtgcCTGTCTCATGATTTACGTGCGCATAGTCGGCAGGGTGaggtcgcattttttgtatctgctggtttgcctgtcaggtttgcaattttctgtgtgtccttgaataattttgtattatattcttattaattttcctttccttacagattatcaggaaatcattgaaaatacagtaatgaggaaatttatacaatttggataaggattttaattctttttaatatgatgtcggctccgggatagtgatccttttttgtgcagtggcatcaggaggtggacacggcgtcttaggattattaattttttgtgtttataatcgcgaaaataggcgatttcgttttgtttttgcgacgCTCGCCACCTCTTGTCAGTTGCTTTAGATGTGGAACAGCAGTTGGTTGTGGTCAAgtaggtaagtgcatttgattgttttgtttagtttgtttatggttaattgttttatttttaggttttagcgtcagctcttgtaggcgctcgtcgatctggaTTTTGAGAGTAGCAGGAAGGATggattttgcagctccgcgcTGGGTGCCCTGGTCGAAGCGTAGGCAGCTTTTGTGGCCCGTCTTTTGCAGCGCTGCATTGCAGGTAGATTGCATCGGTGATGAGGGATACTGTCAGGGATACTGTCAGGGACCGTGTGGCGAGaaagttcaggtaagtgacttttactttgtaggtggaggtacggagacagaatgaattctgttccgcatccacaatttattttgccttgattacatttatgcaatatgtaggtacaattatttgaatttagagtttaacattgcatggggtgagtttggggcttggacatagttagtattaatgtagtattttgttagtttaaatttcaacagtaacatggactggtaacattttaaaatttgcatggtttgtttacatttaacaaTTGGATCTTTTTACAAtagattttgcaattttgactatcattgttgtttaatttatttattttcaggtacccctgccagaaggacaggagcgcCGAGTCGTTGGAATCGTCAGGAGTCATCACGGGCAGGCGCCTGTAGTGTGTTGGCTGTGATTTGTTGTGGCCGCTGGAGGAGCGCCGCTTGCAACGAGCTCGTcccggtttttttttttttttatttttttacatttcaggtggaggtacggagacagaatgaattctgttccgcatccactactttattttgcctttgattacattttatgcaatatataggtacaataatttggattttgagtttaacatagcttggggtgagtttggggcttggacatagttagtataaattatagttagtatttttgtagacttggatttcagacaatgacatggattggtaacattattgacttgcatgtttagtttacatttttaaaatgaaattaatttacaataaacattaacaTTTTAGGCTAacattgctttatttatttcttttcaggtacctccgccagaaggacggaagcaccgagtcGCTGGGAAGTCTcgggagtcatcacaggtaagttttgttgtaagttggctgtggtcagttgcggccgctggaagcgAGTCacttgcaacatgttgcaggtgatttgttctcaTCTGCGgcatcccacgcagccgtcgtttggtgaagatccgttatatcgtcaatggcagttttatgtaattgtttaatgagttcgtttgtattgcagatgcatattgccggtcgtcaggaagaggagttgcgAGTTGTCCAACGCAGCCGTCAATGCGTTTTaattgagctgctggcattatggtcgtggagttcgtctcgtggcagagaagtcgtctgtgGGGATTGTAGTTCGGACAATCACCGAAGGGAGCCAGGTGcatcgcgtcttgtggccatagcttcaggattggttgcttggggccgccggttcgagatttgttgcagagagccgccgcaacgagattgccatggaaatggatgtaaaaatagaatttggtaagtataatatttgttggttgttatttgatgattgcattaatttttgttgtttcaggtacattgagtggaaattaatttaaggtaagtattatatttgtgtatgtttgtttatatagtagcgtttgttattgtttttcaggtacttaaggAGGAAACTAGTCTTGGGTgagtatttattgatttaataattgcgttgatttttgcttttcaggtacgttttgtgagggctaagttggaggcccaggtgcgccgcgtcttgtggccgtATCGCCAGGAGTGGCAGCttgggccgccggttcgaggtttgttgcagagggccgccgcaactaaataggcatggaaatggatgcaagaatagtatttggtaagtattatatatgctatttgttaattatgtttgcattaatttttgttgtttcaggtgcattgagtggaatttaatttaaggtaagtattatttTGGTGtatctttgtttatatagtagcgtttattattgtttttcaggtactttaGGACGAAACTAGTCTTGGGagtatttattgcttttataattgcgttgattttttgcttttcaggtacgttttgtgagggctaagttggaggctcttgttattgtgttattgcagctggaatgccgcaattttggagtcatcaagtttgcaattagataagtattacattttaaatataaatttcccagtaatagcttgtgttcctttgtttcaatagttgatgtctttgaagctggagctacgtgcttgtcgtcagcaggatggagctgtccactagcatctgctactttgtctgtcaggtttgttattatttatgtgtccttgattaatttatgtattgcattcttatttgttttcctttcattacaggttaggagagaattctTTGAAGATACAGACTGaggaaaattatgcaatttgggGACTGATTTTGAAGCTTTATAAAATGTCGTTTTAATAGATATAAgtatttgtaaatttaattggatgtatccatgtcaagattgttgtctcttccttgagtaattaatgccaataaaatgtcgattttcttttctaaattgtcgactctaaTTGCTAAATTTCTTGTGGGGTCGTCCGATGATCCTTTTTTTAAGAAAtgattggagtttcttggcgatggtgTGGCTACATCAATAACTCTTTGTATAAtactagctctggcagctctgctggtggtcggagggctgtcattgctagcttgcatgggatttggagtgcctttttcaggttccttgTCATTCTCTtcgctcctttgttttcggagcatgtcctggtaattttctagatgtctttgcgctgggttgcttgtcttgggTGCCATTCTTGGCTTTGCGTTGTTTTTAGAAAttgtcctaccctttttgggtatcttgttaatgtttcggcgccatttattcagccggctttgaatggcagtgtcgtgGGAAGAAgaacgtggccttctgtcgttcATATTTTGGCGGAAAGGATTTAACATCGACTTTCTGGCTGCCTCCTGGCgagcttcagcgattgatctgttcaggatcgctgagctgtgtggcagccgtggggtattattgcgtggaggagggccttgacgtctatagaagttgttagttgcgtctttaattgtgcgtattttgtttgtgtcaatgttgttggccgcaagcttttgtttttctgccttgtaaacggggcatcccttgtatgcactaatgtgctctccagagcagttgacgcaggtagcaggggtggttcttggcttggtgcaacaggatgacaggtggttgccagcgcatttcatgcattttgGTGTCTCATGCACGAGTTTTTGGCATGCctgtagccctggcatctgtagcattggaccggctcccgtgtcctgtttttcctttcaatatccactttttgcccaccgatttgtttgagtgagataattttgtcatgactgccgtccttggccatgacgatctccacttcaaacatgcgcatggggccgcctgtagccgggttcgtcatatttctgacgaagcgcgcggTGAATCCGAGtgtcagcaactccttgaaaatccacgagcatggagtggagtggtggagatgtctgattactactcggaagcccctctcagACTTTGGCTGGTTAGTGAATAGAGGGAAGCCGTTTGctataaggacatctttgat is a window from the Drosophila sechellia strain sech25 unplaced genomic scaffold, ASM438219v1 U_164, whole genome shotgun sequence genome containing:
- the LOC116802570 gene encoding uncharacterized protein LOC116802570 isoform X1, giving the protein MWNSSWLWSSFSVSSCRRSSIWILRVAGRMDFAAPRWVPWSKRRQLLWPVFCSAALQVDCIGDEGYCQGYCQGPCGEKVQVPLPEGQERRVVGIVRSHHGQAPVVCWL
- the LOC116802570 gene encoding uncharacterized protein LOC116802570 isoform X3; its protein translation is MDFAAPRWVPWSKRRQLLWPVFCSAALQVDCIGDEGYCQGYCQGPCGEKVQVPLPEGQERRVVGIVRSHHGQAPVVCWL
- the LOC116802570 gene encoding uncharacterized protein LOC116802570 isoform X2, whose amino-acid sequence is MWNSSWLWSSFSVSSCRRSSIWILRVAGRMDFAAPRWVPWSKRRQLLWPVFCSAALQVPLPEGQERRVVGIVRSHHGQAPVVCWL